The proteins below come from a single Deltaproteobacteria bacterium genomic window:
- a CDS encoding tetratricopeptide repeat protein, translated as MRVSTAAVSLFLICAVVAGAEPRTDFAAGLAALSQRDFGAAEQYFRAVVTTDPSAHEAHNNLAVACAGLGRDDEAAEELQAAVRLRPDYERARRNLAAVYVRLAAKQLLAAAEHTEGTRRQALAANARDLLAAGAIAGASDLVARADGLAAFVPTATATPADPTAVPTLTPMISPTTIRPSATTTPTETPTSPATVTHAPLNPTTATPVVGISVPIVIEPIGAYALVVDPTMRLATLYRRDTNSLVLVGSWPITVRGRVGVAPMLAITRRSEWSVRLADMQTQRSTEWTIESASKATKDSDAVHLATTDFHAATGGLVPGRDVVLVLLDNAIPSLNVAMGTTLREQVESWIDRQRPKTAAGGRAQIVVTAVGDVAATEFEWASEPVGPRKRTHLVWRRQVDGTWEAAAGDSSRRDPPARPLE; from the coding sequence ATGAGAGTCAGCACGGCTGCGGTGTCGCTGTTCCTGATTTGTGCGGTGGTGGCGGGCGCGGAACCGCGCACCGACTTTGCGGCCGGCCTGGCGGCTCTGTCGCAGCGTGACTTCGGAGCCGCTGAGCAATACTTTCGCGCTGTGGTCACGACCGATCCCAGTGCCCACGAAGCGCACAACAACCTCGCCGTCGCCTGCGCCGGACTCGGGCGCGACGACGAGGCGGCTGAGGAACTCCAGGCGGCAGTGCGATTGCGTCCCGACTACGAGCGCGCGCGCCGCAACTTGGCGGCGGTATATGTGCGACTGGCGGCGAAGCAGTTGCTGGCCGCGGCGGAACACACCGAGGGAACTCGGCGGCAAGCCCTCGCCGCCAACGCGCGGGATCTGTTGGCGGCAGGCGCGATCGCTGGCGCCAGCGATCTGGTTGCACGCGCTGACGGGCTGGCTGCATTCGTGCCCACTGCCACGGCGACTCCCGCGGACCCGACGGCAGTGCCCACGCTCACACCGATGATCTCACCGACGACGATCCGACCGAGCGCGACCACGACGCCGACGGAGACACCAACCTCACCGGCTACGGTGACTCACGCGCCGCTGAACCCCACAACGGCGACGCCGGTAGTGGGCATCTCCGTACCGATAGTGATCGAACCCATCGGCGCGTACGCACTGGTGGTCGACCCCACCATGCGTCTCGCCACATTGTATCGGCGCGATACCAACAGCCTCGTCCTGGTCGGCAGCTGGCCAATCACGGTGCGGGGGCGAGTCGGCGTGGCTCCAATGCTTGCGATCACCCGTCGCAGCGAATGGAGCGTCCGACTTGCGGACATGCAAACGCAGCGCAGCACGGAGTGGACGATTGAATCCGCCAGCAAGGCAACCAAGGATTCCGATGCGGTGCATCTCGCAACCACCGACTTCCACGCCGCCACCGGCGGCTTGGTACCGGGCCGCGACGTCGTGCTCGTCCTGCTCGACAATGCGATCCCGTCACTCAACGTGGCGATGGGGACGACTCTGCGCGAACAAGTCGAGAGCTGGATCGATCGTCAACGTCCGAAGACTGCGGCCGGCGGCCGGGCGCAGATTGTGGTAACGGCGGTTGGCGATGTCGCAGCGACGGAGTTCGAGTGGGCGAGCGAACCCGTCGGACCACGCAAACGAACGCACTTAGTGTGGCGACGCCAGGTGGACGGAACGTGGGAAGCAGCAGCGGGAGACTCTAGTCGGCGAGATCCGCCAGCTCGACCGCTCGAATAA
- a CDS encoding prepilin-type N-terminal cleavage/methylation domain-containing protein, producing the protein MHARNQRQRFWTANARGYSLIELMTALTILAIVAKIAMPHFDARRVDVVTAQRIAIANLRIARSNAITKSIHYQISIPTTTTIKMTRMLESPAGSGTWIADSAFVAQTITVPVGTQFKSTSVSTTIEFNSRGLATGLSAVKQLDVQDSFSVTKSLQVWPSGQVNEL; encoded by the coding sequence GTGCACGCGCGCAACCAGAGACAGCGATTTTGGACAGCCAACGCGCGCGGCTACTCGCTGATCGAGTTGATGACTGCCCTTACGATCCTCGCCATAGTCGCGAAGATCGCCATGCCGCACTTCGATGCCCGCCGGGTCGATGTCGTCACCGCACAGCGCATCGCAATCGCTAATCTGCGGATCGCTCGCTCGAACGCCATTACCAAGAGCATTCACTATCAAATCAGCATACCGACGACGACGACCATCAAGATGACGCGCATGCTCGAAAGCCCGGCAGGATCTGGGACGTGGATCGCCGATAGCGCCTTTGTAGCGCAGACCATCACGGTCCCGGTCGGGACGCAGTTCAAATCCACGTCGGTCAGCACCACCATCGAGTTCAACTCGCGCGGCCTGGCGACGGGCTTGAGCGCGGTGAAACAACTCGACGTGCAGGACAGCTTCAGCGTCACCAAGTCGCTGCAAGTGTGGCCATCAGGGCAAGTCAATGAACTTTAG